A part of Rattus norvegicus strain BN/NHsdMcwi chromosome 4, GRCr8, whole genome shotgun sequence genomic DNA contains:
- the Krcc1 gene encoding lysine-rich coiled-coil protein 1, whose amino-acid sequence MKHSNKPYDSFQDELEDYIKVQKARGLEPKTCFRRMRGEYLESCGYREEFDSRPRYRMFDQRIPSGTNHSYPRSCSSSQTEDRVPQWLPAHDKIRLNSLNYCQFTRDGFSEKPVSLNLSQQEYNCGSYSVESVVHKDLCSGHSTIDPQVSHRQMYQKRKRHLEEGRERQEERPKHERKRSSEEMDLNKHKSIQRKKTKAETETVQDGTEKLKNRKEKKNRDVSSKKEDRKRRKEKKEQGEERTEEEMLWDQSILGF is encoded by the coding sequence ATGAAGCATTCAAACAAACCATATGACTCTTTTCAAGATGAACTTGAAGATTATATTAAAGTACAGAAAGCCAGAGGCTTAGAGCCAAAGACTTGTTTCAGAAGGATGAGAGGGGAATATTTGGAAAGCTGTGGGTACAGAGAAGAGTTTGATTCCAGGCCCAGGTATAGAATGTTTGATCAAAGAATCCCATCTGGAACAAACCATTCATACCCAAGATCATGCAGTAGTTCACAGACAGAAGACCGGGTACCCCAGTGGTTACCAGCTCATGACAAGATAAGACTAAACTCTCTGAACTACTGTCAATTTACCAGGGATGGCTTCTCAGAAAAACCAGTCTCCTTGAACCTTAGTCAGCAAGAATACAATTGTGGCTCATATAGTGTAGAATCTGTAGTTCACAAGGATCTCTGCTCAGGACACAGTACCATCGACCCTCAAGTCAGTCATAGACAAATGTACCAGAAGAGGAAACGACATCTAGAggagggcagagaaaggcaggaagaacGGCCCAAACATGAGAGGAAAAGGAGTTCTGAGGAAATGGATTTAAACAAACATAAGAGcatccaaagaaagaaaacaaaggcagaaacagaaacTGTACAGGATGGTACAGAAAAGCTTAAGAAtcgaaaagagaaaaaaaaccgaGATGTATCATCTAAGAAAGAGGACCGTAAGCgtaggaaggaaaaaaaggaacaaggtgaagaaaggacagaggagGAGATGCTTTGGGACCAGTCTATCCTTGGATTTTGA